A section of the bacterium genome encodes:
- a CDS encoding aspartate aminotransferase family protein gives MPETRTVESDLVTAYTQANPTSFAAYERASRVFPGGVTHNSRAFDPFLPYIARADGAHKWDLDGHDYVDYAMGHGALILGHTHPSLVDAVTRQVRLGTHLGANHLLEVEWAERVRALVPGAEFVRFTSSGTEATLLATRLARAATGRRKLAKFQGHFHGWHDAVTRGQIPPYNDVSPGVTAATADETVVLPVDLDGVGSALARDPEIAAVIVEPSGASAGAVPLPDGFLQGVRALTAARGVVLIFDEVVTGFRWSPGGAQQRYGVRADLVSLAKILAGGLPGGAVAGRRELLEPLGAPPSTGRRIRHEGTFNANPLSAASGCACLDIIRDGNVHAQCDAMAAILRTGLNACFARRGVHGVAHGEASRFNLAFEERLTPGDPTSLRHVPVDALKQQRQTPIAANLTLALLLNGVHMMGLGGFLSIAHTRDDVDRTVEALDRALARIA, from the coding sequence GTGCCCGAGACTCGAACGGTGGAATCCGACCTCGTGACCGCGTACACGCAGGCAAATCCGACGTCGTTCGCGGCATATGAACGCGCCTCGCGCGTATTCCCGGGCGGCGTCACCCACAACAGCCGGGCCTTTGACCCGTTTCTCCCGTACATCGCCCGGGCCGACGGCGCCCACAAGTGGGACCTCGACGGACACGACTACGTCGACTACGCGATGGGCCACGGCGCGCTGATCTTGGGACACACGCATCCGAGCCTCGTGGACGCCGTCACCCGTCAGGTACGGCTCGGGACCCATCTCGGTGCCAACCACCTCCTGGAGGTCGAGTGGGCCGAGCGCGTGCGGGCGCTGGTCCCCGGCGCCGAGTTCGTGCGCTTCACCAGTTCGGGCACCGAAGCCACGCTCCTGGCCACCCGGCTGGCCCGCGCGGCGACCGGGCGAAGGAAGCTGGCAAAATTCCAAGGCCATTTCCACGGATGGCACGATGCGGTGACGCGCGGCCAGATCCCTCCCTACAACGACGTCTCTCCCGGCGTGACGGCCGCGACGGCGGATGAGACCGTCGTCCTGCCGGTCGACCTGGATGGGGTGGGCTCGGCGCTGGCCCGGGACCCGGAGATCGCCGCGGTCATCGTCGAACCGAGCGGCGCATCGGCCGGCGCGGTGCCGCTCCCCGACGGATTCCTGCAGGGCGTGCGGGCCTTGACCGCCGCCCGAGGCGTGGTGCTGATCTTCGATGAAGTCGTCACCGGATTTCGGTGGTCGCCAGGCGGCGCCCAGCAGCGGTACGGGGTGCGCGCCGACCTGGTCTCGCTGGCCAAGATCCTGGCCGGGGGCCTCCCTGGAGGCGCGGTCGCCGGCCGGCGGGAGTTGCTCGAGCCCCTCGGCGCACCGCCATCCACCGGACGCCGCATCCGCCATGAAGGCACGTTCAATGCCAACCCGCTGTCCGCGGCGTCCGGATGCGCCTGCCTCGACATCATCCGGGACGGGAACGTGCACGCGCAGTGCGACGCGATGGCCGCTATCCTGCGCACGGGGTTGAATGCGTGCTTCGCCCGCCGCGGAGTCCATGGGGTCGCCCACGGAGAAGCGTCGCGGTTCAATCTCGCGTTCGAGGAGCGCCTCACGCCCGGAGATCCCACGTCCCTCCGTCACGTACCGGTGGACGCGCTCAAGCAGCAGCGCCAGACGCCGATCGCCGCCAACCTGACCCTGGCCCTGCTGCTCAATGGGGTCCACATGATGGGACTCGGGGGATTTTTGAGCATCGCGCATACGCGCGATGACGTCGACCGAACCGTGGAGGCGTTGGACCGTGCGCTCGCTCGAATCGCCTAG
- a CDS encoding zinc-dependent alcohol dehydrogenase family protein, whose product MNALLLRFATPLRTRPSPLEWSEIALPEPGPGEVRIRIQACAICHTDLHIVEGDLIPPALPLIPGHQIVGTIDAMGAMVTHLRLGDRVGVGWLAWACGVCEFCRTGRENLCERARFTGYDVAGGYAEATVADAGFVYRLPPGYTAREAAPLLCAGIIGYRSLRLAEVHPGDRVGLFGFGASAHLALQVARHWGCEVCVFTRSEAHRALARALGAVWAGGVEDAAPAPVDRGVVFAPSGNVVVGALGHLRRGGMLAINAIHLDRIPEFSYARLYWERTVRSVANATRRDAEEFLALAGELSLQVSVTPVRPQETNAALGDLKRGAIQGAAVVEFEGSV is encoded by the coding sequence ATGAACGCGCTGCTCCTCCGATTCGCAACACCGCTCCGCACCCGGCCCTCGCCCTTAGAGTGGTCCGAGATCGCCCTCCCGGAGCCGGGGCCCGGTGAGGTCCGAATCCGGATTCAGGCCTGCGCGATCTGTCACACCGACCTCCACATCGTCGAGGGGGACCTGATACCCCCGGCGCTCCCGCTCATCCCGGGCCACCAGATCGTCGGGACGATCGATGCCATGGGGGCGATGGTGACGCATCTGCGCCTGGGCGACCGCGTCGGCGTGGGGTGGCTTGCGTGGGCCTGCGGTGTCTGCGAGTTCTGCCGGACCGGCCGCGAAAACCTCTGCGAGCGGGCCCGCTTCACCGGCTACGATGTGGCCGGCGGGTATGCGGAGGCGACCGTCGCCGATGCGGGGTTCGTTTACCGGCTTCCTCCCGGATACACTGCGCGCGAGGCCGCTCCGCTCTTGTGCGCGGGGATCATCGGATATCGCTCCCTCCGGTTGGCCGAGGTCCATCCCGGCGATCGGGTGGGCTTGTTCGGCTTCGGGGCCTCGGCGCATCTGGCGCTCCAGGTGGCGCGGCACTGGGGCTGCGAGGTCTGCGTGTTCACCCGGAGCGAGGCGCACAGGGCCCTGGCACGAGCGCTCGGCGCCGTGTGGGCCGGAGGTGTGGAGGACGCCGCGCCCGCGCCGGTAGACCGAGGCGTGGTCTTCGCGCCCTCGGGCAACGTCGTGGTGGGGGCGCTCGGACATCTCCGCCGCGGCGGCATGCTCGCGATCAACGCGATCCACCTGGACCGGATTCCCGAGTTTTCCTATGCCCGGCTGTACTGGGAACGCACCGTGCGGAGCGTCGCCAATGCTACGCGGAGGGACGCGGAGGAGTTCCTCGCGCTGGCCGGGGAACTGTCCTTGCAGGTGTCGGTCACGCCGGTCCGGCCCCAGGAGACGAACGCCGCGTTGGGGGACCTGAAGCGCGGTGCGATTCAAGGCGCCGCCGTGGTCGAGTTCGAGGGATCGGTGTAG